The stretch of DNA CCACGCGGCACGCCGTGGGACTACGAAGGTGACCTCGAAGGCACGCCCGTGTTCCTCGGGTGCAGCGACTCAGACCCACACATCCCACTCGACCGCGTCGAAGAGACGACGAAAATCCTCACCGACCTCGGCGCAGAGGTAGACGAACGCATCTACAGAAGCATGGGTCACACCGTAAACGAAGACGAAATCGACGCCGTCCGCGAACTCGTTGCGAGCCTCGTCGCGTAACTACTTTTCGAGCGCCCGATGGGGCGCGATGTGCGGGCCGGTTTCGCTCGCCGCATCGACGTCCGCATCGACGTGAAACACGTCTGCGAGCAGTTCGTTGGTCACGACTTCGCGGGGCGGTCCCCAGTCGTAGAGCGCGCCGTCTTTCATCGCAATCAGGTTGTCCGCAAAGCGTGCAGCCATCCCGATGTCGTGGAGCACGACGGCGATGGTCACGTCGCGTTCGGCTTTGAGCGTCCGGATGACCTCCATCACGCGCAACTGGTGGTGTAAGTCGAGGTACGTCGTCGGCTCGTCTAACAACAATACGTCCGTGTCTTGGGCGAGCACCATGGCAATCCACGCGAGCTGTTTTTGCCCGCCGCTCAGACTCCCCAACTCCTCGTCTCGAATCTCCGTGACGCCCGCGAGGTCGATGGCGCGTTCGACCGCCTCGTGGTCGATTTCAGTGACGGTCTCGAAAAAGCCCCGATGCGGATACCGGCCGTGATACACGAGGTCTTCGACGGTCAGGCTGCCGGGCGAATCGTGTTCTTGCGAGAGCAAGCCGAGCTTTTTGGCCAGTTCCTTCGAGCCGAGTGAGTGAACGTCCGCGCCGTCTATGAGGATGTGGCCGCGGTCGAGCGAGAGCTGTTTTGCCATCCCCTTCAACAGCGTGCTCTTTCCGGAGCCGTTCGGGCCGACGAGCGCCGTCACCTCGCCTGCGGGGATGACGACTTTTTCGCACTCGACAATTGGGTGTTTCGTCGTCGGGTAGCCAATGGCGAGGGCTTCGCCCACGAGGTCGCTCGCGGGCGTCGTCGCCTCCTCGCTTTCTTCGTACACCACGCCACCGTCTGTGTTCGCGTGTTCGTTCGCCATCAGATTTCACCCAGTTGTTGCTTTTTGCGCATCAGGTAGAGGAAGTACGGCCCACCGACGAGGCCGGTGACGATGCCGACCGGAATCTGCACGGGATTGAGCGCGAGGCGCGCGCCGATGTCGGCGCTCACCATCAGCGCCGGGCCGATGAAGATGCAGCCAACGATGAGCCGTTTGTAATCGCTCCCGACGAGGTTGCGCACCATGTGCGGGACGATGAGGCCAACGAAGCCGACGATTCCGGCCGCCGCGATGCTCGCAGACGCCGCGAGAATTGCAATCCCCGAGAGGGCAAAGCGAACCTTCTCGACGGACATGCCGAGTGACTTTGCGGTTTTCTCACCGAGCAACAGCACGTTCAACTGCCGGGAGGCGATGAACGCAAGGCCCATCGAGACAATCGTCCACGGGAGTATCATTCGGACTTGTTCCCAGTCAACGCCCGTGAGCGACCCCGTCGTCCACGCGATGGCCGTCTGGACGACGCCGATGTCGTCTGCGAAGAAAAAGAGCGCCGTCTGGAGCGAGCCGAAAATCGTCGAGACGATGACGCCCGCGAGCACGAGGCGCACCGGACTCGTTCCGTTTTTCCACGCAATCGCGTAGACGATGAAGAACGCTACTGCGCCACCCACGGAGGCGATGAGCGGCAAGAACGCAGACAGCCCCGAGAACACGACGAGCGTCAGCAGAATCGAGAGGCCCGCCCCGGAACTCACGCCGAGGATGAAGGGGCTCGCAAGCTCGTTTCGCGTCACGGCTTGGAAGATGGCTCCCGAGACGGCGAGGTTCATCCCGACGAAGGCGGCGACGAGCACGCGCGGGAGGCGGATGTTCCAGACGATAATCGTCTCGTTCGAGAGGTCGATTGGCGCGGTCGACAGTCCGAGCGTACCGAGGACGGTTTTCATCAGGTCTTCACCGAGGAGGAACTGGAAGAGCACCTGCGGGTTCGTCCAGACGAGCGGGTCGAAAAACGCATCCCACGTCTGGGTGACGGTCATCGAGTACGACCCGAAGCTCATCTGAATCAGCCCGGCGGCGACGACGATGGCCGTACTCCCGAGCATGACGATGAGCAGTTCGCTCGTGACCCACCCGACGCGGCTCTCTCGGTTGCTACTTGCCCGGTTCGGTTGTGTCGGATTCTCGCTTTTCATGAGTCGAAATGTAGGATGGCGGGGCTGGCAGCGTCTGCGGCGCTGGCGACACCTTCTGGGTCGAAATCGAGTTTCGACCCCAACTACCGACCCCCGCGTTCAGTGAGGCGTGACCGCCACGGCTGCGACCACGCCTGTCGTCCATGGAGTTTAGGCGTGCCTAAATGAGTAAAAACGTTCCTATTTTTCGGCTGCCCTAAACTCCGTTCGCACGGACGGCTCTGCCCGCATACCAGAAGATGGTACCGTGGATGAGCAACACCACCCCCAGCAGGCCGAAGTTCCAGATGACGGCGTCGTAGTAGATGGCATCGACGATGACTGGCGTGTCGGTGAACGGGAGAAACGGTTTCACGGGCGGGGCGATGTCCGGCGCAGAGAAGATGTCCGCGACGAGGTGGCTTGACGCTCCGGTGAAGAACGCGAGCGCCGAGAAGGTAAACACCTGTCCGGTCGCTGGTTGCCCGCCAAGGTAGCGGTCGATGCGTGTCCGCAGGCGGGGAGCGACGACGGTCGCCGCTAGCGCGCCCAACACCAGCGCGAGCGTCGCCGCGAACGCGACGGTGTGGGTGATGCCGTGGTGTTCGACCGGAAACACGGCTCTGAGAAAGAGGTCAGAATCGGGCAGCAACGCGGTCGGAGCCGCGAGCGCGAGAAAGAGCAGACTCTCTTTTCGACCGAATTTGAGCCAGACGGGCACGGAGAGAGCAAGCGCAAAGCCGACGTGTCCGGCGAGGTCTACCATGCCCCGCCAGATGGCCCACGGTTAGTTAACGGTGCGGGCCGACTCAACCCACCCGCGGGTCTATGATTCGCTCGTGAGTAACTCGCGCACCGCGCGGTCTAATACGTCGTAGCCCGCCTCGATTTCTGCGAGTTTGATGTACTCGTTGAACGAGTGGGCCCGCGAGAGGTCGCCCGGCCCCCACGTGATCGCCTCCATTTCTGCGTCGTTGACGAAGTTTCGCACGTCGGTCGAAGCCTGAATCCCCCACGGTTCGGGGGCGACGCCGCCCACGTTTTGAGAGTGCTTGCGGAACACCTCTGCGAGTGGGCTGTCCACGTCGATTTCCGCGGCCTCGTAGGTACGAATCCGTTCCCACGACACATCAAGGTCGTACTCTTTGGCGAACGCGGTCACAATGTCGTCGACTTCTGCGTCCACGCCTTCGACCGCTTCGCCCGGCAGGATGCGGCGGTCGATTGTGATGACGGCGCGTTCGGGGACGACGTTCTCTTTGGTTCCAGCTTCGAACTTCGTCACCGTCGCGTAGGCTTTTTCGACGAGCGGGTCGGTTCGGGTGCGGAGTTCTGCGTCGTACGCCTCGATGGCGTCGAGCAGGGGGCGTGCGTGCATAATCGCGTTCGACCCTTGGTCTGGCCGACTGGCGTGTGAGGGTGCGCCTTCGACGGCGATCTCGTACCACGCGAGGCCCTTCTCGCTCGTCGCGGTGCGCATCTTCGTGGGTTCGAGGACGACGCCGTAGTCGCCGTCGTAGCCTGCTTCGAGCAGGGCTTTCGTGCCGGGTTCGCCCGTCTCCTCGCCAATCGCGGCGTGGACGACGACCGACCCGGGCAGGTCGCCGGATTCGAACTCGGGGGCGAGGTCGCGCGCGAGCAGCATGCCGATGGCGACCTGCGCTTTCATGTCCACGCTGCCGCGGCCGTAGAGGTTCCCGTCGTCGATTTCAGCGCCGTAGGCGTCGTAGTCCCACTGGGCTGGGTCGCCTGCAGGCACCACGTCGATGTGCCCGTTCAAGACGATGGTTGGGTCGCCGTCCCCGACGCGGGCGGCGACCTGTGGGCGGTCTGGGTACGGCTCTTCGACCAGCCACGAGTCGATACCCTGCTCCGAGAACCAGTCGTGGATGTACTCGGCGGCGGCGGCTTCGTTTCCGGGTGGATTCTCGGTTTCGATGCGAACGAGGTCTTGGATGAGTTCGGTGAGTTCGTCAGTCATTGTCTACGGAGAGCAACGCGTCTGCCTGCGCCTCAGAGAGGTTGAGCAGGCGACTGCCTGTAACGGGGAGTTCTTTCATCACGTAGTGTGAGGATGTCTCATCGACGCCGTCTACGGCGACGATGTCGTCTACGAGGTCGTTCATCTGCTCGCGCGAAGCGACGCGGGCGATGACGATGAAATCTACGTCGCCCATGGTGTAGTAGACGTGCTGGACGCCGCCAATTTCGGTGAGCCGTGAGCCAATCTCGTCTGCGTAGCCGCGCTCGTGGGTCACCGACACCTCGGTGATCATCACCGTCGAAAGCCCGAGCGCGTGGGGGTCGATGTCCGCGGTGACACCCGAAATCACGCCCTTTTCTTTGAGCTTCGAGAGCCGGTAGTGGACGGCGGATTTCGACAGGCCGAGTTCGTCTGCGAGCGTCTCTAAGCTCACGTCGAAGTCAC from Haladaptatus sp. ZSTT2 encodes:
- a CDS encoding ABC transporter ATP-binding protein produces the protein MANEHANTDGGVVYEESEEATTPASDLVGEALAIGYPTTKHPIVECEKVVIPAGEVTALVGPNGSGKSTLLKGMAKQLSLDRGHILIDGADVHSLGSKELAKKLGLLSQEHDSPGSLTVEDLVYHGRYPHRGFFETVTEIDHEAVERAIDLAGVTEIRDEELGSLSGGQKQLAWIAMVLAQDTDVLLLDEPTTYLDLHHQLRVMEVIRTLKAERDVTIAVVLHDIGMAARFADNLIAMKDGALYDWGPPREVVTNELLADVFHVDADVDAASETGPHIAPHRALEK
- a CDS encoding FecCD family ABC transporter permease, with protein sequence MKSENPTQPNRASSNRESRVGWVTSELLIVMLGSTAIVVAAGLIQMSFGSYSMTVTQTWDAFFDPLVWTNPQVLFQFLLGEDLMKTVLGTLGLSTAPIDLSNETIIVWNIRLPRVLVAAFVGMNLAVSGAIFQAVTRNELASPFILGVSSGAGLSILLTLVVFSGLSAFLPLIASVGGAVAFFIVYAIAWKNGTSPVRLVLAGVIVSTIFGSLQTALFFFADDIGVVQTAIAWTTGSLTGVDWEQVRMILPWTIVSMGLAFIASRQLNVLLLGEKTAKSLGMSVEKVRFALSGIAILAASASIAAAGIVGFVGLIVPHMVRNLVGSDYKRLIVGCIFIGPALMVSADIGARLALNPVQIPVGIVTGLVGGPYFLYLMRKKQQLGEI
- a CDS encoding Lrp/AsnC family transcriptional regulator, producing MEGVAVTLDETDFALLSAVERDFDVSLETLADELGLSKSAVHYRLSKLKEKGVISGVTADIDPHALGLSTVMITEVSVTHERGYADEIGSRLTEIGGVQHVYYTMGDVDFIVIARVASREQMNDLVDDIVAVDGVDETSSHYVMKELPVTGSRLLNLSEAQADALLSVDND
- a CDS encoding metal-dependent hydrolase, coding for MVDLAGHVGFALALSVPVWLKFGRKESLLFLALAAPTALLPDSDLFLRAVFPVEHHGITHTVAFAATLALVLGALAATVVAPRLRTRIDRYLGGQPATGQVFTFSALAFFTGASSHLVADIFSAPDIAPPVKPFLPFTDTPVIVDAIYYDAVIWNFGLLGVVLLIHGTIFWYAGRAVRANGV
- a CDS encoding M20 family metallopeptidase; this translates as MTDELTELIQDLVRIETENPPGNEAAAAEYIHDWFSEQGIDSWLVEEPYPDRPQVAARVGDGDPTIVLNGHIDVVPAGDPAQWDYDAYGAEIDDGNLYGRGSVDMKAQVAIGMLLARDLAPEFESGDLPGSVVVHAAIGEETGEPGTKALLEAGYDGDYGVVLEPTKMRTATSEKGLAWYEIAVEGAPSHASRPDQGSNAIMHARPLLDAIEAYDAELRTRTDPLVEKAYATVTKFEAGTKENVVPERAVITIDRRILPGEAVEGVDAEVDDIVTAFAKEYDLDVSWERIRTYEAAEIDVDSPLAEVFRKHSQNVGGVAPEPWGIQASTDVRNFVNDAEMEAITWGPGDLSRAHSFNEYIKLAEIEAGYDVLDRAVRELLTSES